A stretch of Microbulbifer bruguierae DNA encodes these proteins:
- a CDS encoding peptidylprolyl isomerase, whose protein sequence is MTIMQMFNFPRRGLLTLAALCAFALPAVAQVQKLDRVVAVVDDDVVMASELQQRMNTITQQIAAQNVQAPPIDILRRQVLEQLIVERLQLQMGARAGVTISDEELDQAIARVQQNMNVSPAEFQQKLAADGISNNAFRQQIREEMIIRRVEQGSVSRRIQITDQDINNFLRSKEGEFWKSPQYQLGHILIPVGSSAPSEEVTAARAKAEAVYEKASKGDDFRALAISNSAGQNALQGGDLGWRKTVELPTLFADALEGLKVGDTTKPFRSDAGFHLLKIHEQRGATEQVVEQTKVRHILVKTSAIRDDDAAYKLLMDLRSKIEAGDLKFEDAARDNSEDIGTMLQGGDLGWSNPGQFVPEFTQAMDNTPVGEMSMPFRSQFGWHLLEIEGRRQQDMTDQYIRNQAANLLRNRRYEEELQSWRQEIRDQAYVEIKLPELQDPSAASDEKPAEQQ, encoded by the coding sequence ATGACAATAATGCAGATGTTCAACTTCCCCCGCCGCGGCCTGCTGACTCTCGCCGCCCTGTGCGCTTTTGCCCTGCCGGCTGTGGCCCAGGTACAGAAGCTTGACCGGGTAGTGGCCGTGGTGGACGACGACGTGGTCATGGCCAGTGAACTGCAACAGCGCATGAACACCATCACCCAGCAGATCGCCGCCCAGAATGTGCAGGCACCGCCCATCGATATTCTCCGCCGCCAGGTTCTGGAGCAGTTGATCGTCGAACGGCTGCAACTGCAGATGGGCGCCCGTGCCGGCGTCACCATCTCCGATGAAGAGCTCGACCAGGCTATCGCCCGGGTCCAGCAGAACATGAATGTCTCTCCCGCAGAGTTCCAACAAAAGCTCGCCGCGGACGGCATCTCCAACAATGCCTTCCGCCAACAGATCCGCGAGGAAATGATCATTCGCCGGGTGGAGCAGGGCAGCGTCAGCCGCCGCATCCAGATCACCGACCAGGACATCAACAACTTCCTGCGCTCCAAAGAAGGTGAATTCTGGAAGTCCCCCCAGTACCAGCTCGGGCATATCCTGATTCCAGTGGGTTCCAGCGCACCTTCGGAAGAAGTGACCGCGGCCCGTGCCAAGGCGGAAGCGGTATATGAAAAAGCCAGCAAAGGGGATGATTTTCGCGCCCTGGCAATTTCCAACTCTGCCGGCCAGAACGCCCTGCAAGGCGGTGACCTGGGCTGGCGCAAAACCGTCGAACTGCCCACCCTGTTCGCCGACGCCCTCGAGGGCCTCAAAGTTGGCGACACCACCAAGCCTTTCCGCAGCGATGCCGGTTTCCACCTGCTGAAAATCCACGAGCAGCGCGGCGCCACCGAGCAGGTGGTGGAGCAGACCAAGGTGCGTCACATCCTGGTGAAGACCTCCGCCATCCGCGACGACGACGCGGCCTACAAGCTGCTGATGGACCTGCGCAGTAAGATCGAAGCCGGTGACCTGAAATTTGAAGACGCCGCCCGCGACAACTCCGAAGACATCGGCACCATGCTGCAAGGCGGCGACCTGGGCTGGTCCAACCCCGGCCAGTTCGTACCCGAATTTACCCAGGCTATGGACAACACCCCGGTGGGCGAGATGAGCATGCCGTTTCGCAGTCAGTTCGGCTGGCACCTGCTGGAGATCGAGGGTCGCCGCCAGCAGGATATGACGGACCAGTACATCCGCAACCAGGCCGCCAATTTGCTGCGCAACCGCCGCTATGAAGAGGAACTGCAGAGCTGGCGTCAGGAAATCCGCGACCAGGCCTATGTGGAAATCAAGCTGCCGGAGCTGCAGGACCCGTCCGCCGCCAGCGATGAAAAACCCGCAGAGCAGCAGTAA
- a CDS encoding LPS-assembly protein LptD — protein MLEASRWRHLALAIGQLSRPRSLAFGLLAVQQLWLAASANADTAPQVEVQPQSNPYLYLDWFPKSEMDPDSRSELAPVCGGAFIEPPRDYPNADLLPEDAPLRATADSSNWLEDGTAQLRGNVHITQGYRQLFADQVDVNREENTAYLSGAIEMREPSLLVRGKAAEVHTDSKAAAIEDATYVVHDEYVHGSARFASREASGELILTEGNYTRCEPDDVFWRMTGGEITIDNVERQGTARNVRLEIADVPVFYFPYLRFPVGSDRMSGFLFPSLSTDDENGLDIAIPYYWNIAPQLDATIVPRYIQYRGTGLEVETRYLSRNFNTEVRVAGLPNDKGGDDDDARRLINDGFPEDLVLPAKGEDRWFLNLDQQGGNGGLWRTRIDYTKVSDADYFRDLDNTNVQAPQNVNSRALTSLNQSVEASLTSEHWHASVRAQEYQQLAKDRFDTYSQLPRLNLDGNYKWGDWQLLMEHEVTSFDHQDTQTIRFIGDVDDPSSVTTSTRNFVNANRAHVDYRFGWDKQWLWGFFNPEISGIYLGYDLADTFLADANLDSPEAAAGQLSIDSGLFFERSGNFFSHEYVQTLEPRLFLLASTEADQTDFLNVSTSNRDGGNDLLYDTSLFTFSYDQLFRDSRFNGHDRIDDADRAALGITTRFVDPSSGRDLFAASAGQIFYSQSSRIELRDFLEDVPRSEFAARLESRPTDTLRISSEVIYHDTDHTINRGNIMLRYLDDDFRLFNVGYRYLRKLEVYDENDNLIRGPVRQADISAAWPINTRLSILARANYDFTFDRELEYLAGLEYDTCCYRTRVLWRRQLDNDLADVVAPEELEFDEGIYIELQLKGLAGLGGSVTRMLSQGIANFDQREVLKQ, from the coding sequence ATGCTGGAAGCTTCCCGCTGGCGCCACCTTGCGCTGGCCATTGGACAATTATCTCGCCCGCGCTCTCTCGCTTTCGGCCTGCTTGCCGTCCAGCAACTGTGGCTGGCCGCCAGCGCTAATGCAGACACCGCCCCTCAGGTGGAAGTTCAACCCCAGAGCAACCCCTACCTGTACCTGGACTGGTTCCCCAAGAGTGAAATGGACCCCGACTCCCGCAGCGAGCTGGCGCCGGTTTGTGGCGGTGCCTTTATCGAGCCTCCACGCGATTACCCCAACGCGGACCTGCTTCCGGAAGACGCGCCATTGCGCGCGACCGCCGACAGCTCCAACTGGCTGGAGGATGGCACCGCGCAGTTGCGCGGCAATGTCCACATTACCCAGGGCTACCGTCAGCTGTTTGCCGACCAGGTGGACGTCAATCGCGAGGAAAATACCGCTTACCTGAGTGGCGCCATCGAAATGCGCGAACCCAGTCTGCTAGTGCGCGGCAAAGCCGCCGAGGTGCATACAGACAGCAAGGCCGCCGCCATCGAAGACGCCACTTACGTGGTGCACGACGAATACGTCCACGGCTCGGCCCGCTTCGCTTCCCGCGAGGCCAGCGGAGAGCTGATTCTGACGGAAGGCAATTACACTCGCTGTGAACCGGACGACGTTTTCTGGCGCATGACCGGTGGTGAGATCACCATCGACAATGTGGAGCGCCAGGGCACGGCGCGCAATGTGCGCCTGGAAATTGCCGATGTGCCGGTGTTCTATTTCCCGTATCTGCGCTTCCCGGTGGGCAGCGATCGCATGTCCGGGTTCCTGTTTCCCAGTCTCAGCACCGATGACGAAAACGGCCTGGATATCGCGATTCCCTATTACTGGAACATCGCGCCGCAGCTGGATGCCACCATAGTGCCGCGCTACATACAGTACCGCGGTACCGGCCTGGAGGTGGAAACCCGCTACCTGAGCCGGAATTTCAACACCGAAGTCCGCGTTGCCGGCTTGCCCAACGATAAAGGTGGCGACGACGACGATGCCCGCCGCCTGATCAATGACGGCTTCCCGGAAGACCTGGTACTACCCGCCAAGGGCGAAGACCGCTGGTTCCTCAACCTGGACCAGCAGGGTGGCAACGGCGGTTTGTGGCGCACCAGGATCGATTACACCAAGGTCAGCGATGCGGACTACTTCCGCGACCTGGACAACACCAATGTGCAGGCGCCACAAAACGTCAACTCGCGCGCCCTTACCAGCCTCAACCAGAGCGTAGAGGCCAGCCTCACCAGCGAACACTGGCACGCCAGCGTGCGCGCGCAGGAGTACCAGCAGCTGGCGAAAGACCGGTTTGATACCTACAGCCAGCTGCCGCGACTGAACCTGGACGGCAACTACAAGTGGGGCGACTGGCAGCTGCTGATGGAGCACGAAGTAACCAGCTTTGACCACCAGGACACCCAGACCATCCGCTTTATCGGCGATGTGGACGATCCATCCAGTGTCACTACCAGCACGCGCAATTTCGTCAACGCCAACCGCGCCCACGTCGACTACCGCTTTGGCTGGGACAAGCAGTGGCTGTGGGGCTTCTTCAATCCCGAGATTAGCGGGATCTATCTGGGCTACGACCTGGCGGACACCTTTCTCGCGGATGCCAACCTGGACTCGCCGGAAGCCGCCGCCGGCCAGCTGTCCATCGACAGCGGGCTCTTCTTTGAGCGCTCCGGCAACTTTTTCAGTCACGAATATGTGCAGACACTGGAGCCGCGCCTGTTCCTGCTCGCCAGCACCGAAGCCGATCAAACGGACTTCCTGAATGTGAGCACCAGCAACCGGGATGGCGGCAACGACCTGCTGTACGACACTTCGCTGTTCACCTTCAGCTACGACCAGCTGTTCCGCGACAGCCGCTTCAACGGCCATGACCGGATTGACGACGCTGACCGCGCGGCGCTCGGTATCACCACCCGCTTCGTCGATCCCAGCAGCGGGCGCGACCTGTTTGCCGCCAGTGCCGGCCAGATCTTCTATTCGCAAAGTAGTCGTATCGAGCTGCGCGACTTCCTCGAGGACGTGCCGCGCTCAGAATTCGCCGCGCGTCTGGAAAGCCGCCCCACAGATACCCTGCGCATCAGCAGCGAAGTGATCTATCACGATACCGACCACACCATCAATCGTGGCAACATTATGCTGCGCTACCTGGACGACGATTTTCGCCTGTTTAATGTCGGTTACCGCTACCTGCGCAAGCTCGAGGTGTACGACGAAAACGACAACCTGATCCGCGGCCCGGTGCGACAAGCTGACATCTCCGCCGCGTGGCCGATCAATACCCGCCTTTCGATCCTCGCGCGGGCCAATTACGATTTCACCTTTGACCGGGAACTGGAATACCTCGCCGGACTCGAATACGACACATGCTGCTACCGCACCCGGGTGCTGTGGCGACGCCAACTGGACAACGACCTGGCAGACGTGGTCGCCCCCGAAGAGCTGGAGTTCGACGAGGGCATCTATATTGAACTGCAGTTGAAGGGCCTGGCTGGCCTCGGTGGCTCGGTTACCCGTATGCTCAGCCAGGGCATTGCCAACTTTGACCAAAGAGAAGTACTGAAACAGTGA
- a CDS encoding anthranilate synthase component II yields the protein MILMIDNYDSFTWNVVQYLAELGAEVVVKRNDEITVADIETLNPEKIVISPGPCTPNEAGISMDTIRTYAGRVPILGICLGHQSIGQVFGGRVVRAGEVMHGKTSPIIHNNLGVFHGLSNPFEATRYHSLVVEKGSLPDCLEVTAWTETEDGEIDEIMGLRHRELPVEGVQFHPESILTQHGHDMLRNFLAS from the coding sequence ATGATCCTGATGATCGACAACTACGATTCTTTCACCTGGAATGTGGTGCAGTATCTGGCCGAACTGGGTGCGGAAGTGGTGGTTAAGCGCAACGATGAGATTACCGTTGCGGATATCGAAACACTGAACCCGGAGAAAATCGTGATTTCTCCCGGTCCTTGCACACCGAATGAAGCGGGTATCTCCATGGATACCATCCGCACCTATGCGGGCAGGGTGCCGATACTCGGCATCTGCCTCGGCCATCAAAGCATCGGCCAGGTGTTTGGCGGTCGCGTTGTGCGTGCCGGCGAAGTGATGCACGGAAAAACCTCACCAATTATCCACAACAATCTGGGGGTTTTTCACGGGTTGTCGAATCCGTTCGAGGCTACCCGCTATCACTCGCTGGTGGTGGAGAAGGGCAGTCTGCCGGATTGTCTTGAAGTAACCGCGTGGACCGAAACGGAAGACGGTGAGATCGACGAAATCATGGGGCTGCGCCATCGCGAGCTGCCGGTAGAGGGGGTGCAGTTCCACCCCGAGTCGATCCTGACTCAGCACGGGCACGATATGTTGCGGAATTTTTTGGCGTCTTGA
- a CDS encoding aminoglycoside phosphotransferase family protein, whose translation MSECVTEAPDERREQLRQWAARALQAGHEPLQLPPLESRLHLQPLSGDAGFRRYFRTDTSPSLIAVDSPPQKTNVNRFVALADYLRRNGIHTPLVIAADIERGYMLLEDLGDTQLLRELNADSVAGLYAEVMNELLCLQQINRAEGLFPPYSRELLHMEMSLLPEWLIGKLLGRELDESEHQLLERTFALLLDSAAAQPQVLVHRDYHSRNLMIRDGERPGVVDFQDAVWGPVAYDVVSLLRDCYIRWPQEQVENWALAYASLAMDAGVVPEVTPETFLRWFDWMGLQRHFKVLGLFPRLCLRDGKRGYLPDLPLVIRYTLEVCDKYLELQPFADWFRQEILPLIETQEWYRDYRTAGERAAVVTEAPQIRKAP comes from the coding sequence ATGAGTGAGTGTGTAACCGAGGCCCCGGATGAGCGCCGCGAACAGCTGCGCCAGTGGGCCGCCCGAGCCCTGCAAGCCGGTCACGAACCGCTGCAGCTGCCGCCCCTGGAGAGCCGTCTGCACCTGCAGCCGCTTTCCGGAGATGCCGGCTTCCGCCGCTATTTCCGCACCGACACCAGCCCCAGTCTGATTGCGGTAGACTCGCCACCGCAGAAAACCAACGTCAATCGCTTCGTGGCACTGGCGGATTACCTGCGCCGCAACGGTATCCACACGCCACTGGTGATTGCCGCGGATATCGAGCGCGGTTACATGCTGCTGGAAGACCTCGGTGACACCCAGCTGCTGCGTGAATTGAACGCCGACAGCGTTGCCGGTCTCTATGCCGAAGTCATGAACGAATTACTGTGCCTGCAGCAGATCAATCGCGCGGAAGGCCTGTTTCCTCCCTACAGCCGCGAACTTCTGCACATGGAGATGTCGCTGTTGCCGGAATGGCTGATCGGCAAGCTACTGGGACGGGAACTGGACGAGAGCGAACATCAGCTGCTGGAGCGCACTTTTGCCCTGTTGCTGGACAGCGCCGCCGCGCAGCCACAGGTTCTGGTACACCGGGACTATCACAGCCGCAATCTGATGATCCGCGACGGTGAGCGCCCGGGTGTGGTGGATTTCCAGGACGCAGTATGGGGTCCGGTCGCGTACGATGTCGTTTCCCTGTTGCGGGACTGTTATATCCGCTGGCCTCAGGAGCAGGTAGAAAACTGGGCGCTCGCCTATGCCTCTCTGGCAATGGATGCTGGTGTCGTTCCCGAAGTTACCCCGGAAACCTTCCTGCGCTGGTTCGACTGGATGGGCCTTCAGCGTCACTTCAAGGTGCTGGGATTGTTTCCACGCCTGTGTCTGCGCGACGGCAAGCGCGGCTATCTGCCGGATCTGCCCCTGGTTATTCGCTACACCCTGGAGGTGTGCGACAAATACCTGGAGCTGCAGCCCTTTGCCGACTGGTTTCGCCAGGAGATCCTGCCGCTGATCGAAACGCAGGAATGGTATCGCGACTACCGCACAGCCGGCGAGCGTGCCGCCGTGGTAACCGAGGCACCCCAGATAAGAAAGGCCCCATGA
- a CDS encoding ion transporter produces the protein MNNEISVEQKRSFAEQCRRLVDAPIFSQVIIGLILINAVAVGLETSTWVVAHFSGMLHGINQLILLAFMVEAAIKIVAHGSRPWRYFANGWNCFDFSIIVLSLIPAAGPMATLARLIRVLRVLRLVSAFPELRLLVDTLLRSLPSMFHISLLMGIIFYIYGVAGYFLFHEIDPTHWRSLPIALLSLFRIVTFEDWTDIMYTAMESMPYSWIYFLSFVVMGAFVMINLFIGVVLNNLEEAKLRRLDELAMPPSQTEILRELRATQESLARLQKRLGEMGNEKGTES, from the coding sequence ATGAACAATGAAATTTCAGTGGAACAGAAACGTAGTTTTGCTGAGCAGTGTCGCCGCCTGGTCGACGCGCCGATTTTCAGTCAGGTCATTATTGGCCTGATCCTGATCAACGCAGTAGCCGTGGGGCTGGAAACGTCCACCTGGGTGGTGGCGCATTTCAGCGGCATGCTGCACGGTATCAACCAGCTGATTTTGCTGGCGTTTATGGTGGAGGCCGCGATCAAGATCGTGGCCCATGGCAGCCGTCCATGGCGTTACTTTGCCAATGGCTGGAACTGCTTTGATTTTTCCATCATCGTACTCAGCCTGATCCCCGCCGCGGGCCCCATGGCGACGCTGGCGCGACTGATACGTGTATTGCGGGTGTTGCGGCTGGTGTCGGCGTTTCCGGAATTGCGCCTGCTGGTGGATACCCTGCTGCGAAGCCTGCCGAGTATGTTTCATATCAGCCTGCTGATGGGGATTATCTTTTACATTTACGGGGTGGCCGGTTATTTCCTGTTCCACGAAATTGACCCCACCCACTGGCGCAGTCTGCCGATCGCGTTGCTCAGTCTGTTCCGCATCGTCACGTTCGAGGACTGGACCGACATCATGTACACCGCGATGGAGTCAATGCCCTATAGCTGGATCTATTTCCTGAGCTTTGTGGTGATGGGTGCGTTTGTGATGATTAACCTGTTTATCGGTGTGGTGCTGAACAATCTGGAAGAGGCGAAGCTGCGCCGGCTGGACGAGCTCGCGATGCCGCCGAGCCAGACCGAAATTCTGCGCGAACTGCGCGCAACCCAGGAATCCCTTGCCCGCTTGCAAAAGCGCCTGGGGGAAATGGGCAATGAGAAAGGAACCGAATCATGA
- the trpD gene encoding anthranilate phosphoribosyltransferase, with product MNIQQAIAKLVDGDHLTREEMRGAMGQIMRGEAEDAQIGAFLVALRMAGESVEEITGAVEVMRELATKVEIDQTNAVDIVGTGGDGANLFNVSSASSFVAAAAGARVAKHGNRSVSSSSGAADLLEKAGIYLPLTPEQVARCIDGVGVGFMFAPSYHSAMRHAIGPRKALGLRTIFNLLGPLTNPAGVKRQVIGVFDPHYCRMLAEVLQTLGSEHVLVLHSDDGLDEVSLAADTRGWELKNGELKKVTIAPEDFGIERQNLEGLCVDGAEASLALIRDALGKRETPAGDKAADIIAMNAGMAIYVSGVAASRAEGVGMAQDAIYSGLAGEKINELAAFTSAFKE from the coding sequence ATGAATATCCAACAGGCCATAGCCAAACTGGTGGACGGGGATCACCTTACCCGTGAAGAAATGCGTGGGGCCATGGGCCAGATTATGCGCGGCGAAGCGGAAGATGCGCAGATTGGGGCATTTCTGGTAGCGCTGCGTATGGCTGGCGAATCGGTTGAAGAAATTACCGGTGCGGTGGAAGTCATGCGTGAGCTGGCCACCAAGGTAGAGATCGACCAGACCAACGCGGTCGACATTGTTGGCACCGGTGGTGATGGCGCCAACCTGTTTAATGTTTCCAGTGCTTCCAGCTTTGTTGCCGCGGCGGCGGGCGCGCGGGTGGCCAAGCATGGCAATCGCTCGGTGTCCTCCTCGTCAGGCGCTGCGGATCTGTTGGAAAAGGCCGGTATTTACCTGCCTCTCACCCCCGAGCAGGTTGCTCGCTGTATCGATGGTGTGGGGGTGGGTTTTATGTTCGCACCCAGTTATCACAGCGCCATGCGCCACGCCATTGGCCCGCGCAAGGCTCTGGGACTGCGCACCATCTTTAACCTGCTGGGGCCACTGACGAATCCCGCGGGTGTGAAGCGCCAGGTGATCGGGGTATTTGATCCCCACTACTGTCGCATGCTGGCGGAGGTGCTGCAGACGCTGGGCTCGGAGCATGTGCTGGTGCTGCACAGTGATGACGGTCTGGACGAGGTGAGTCTCGCCGCAGATACCCGTGGCTGGGAATTGAAAAATGGCGAGCTGAAAAAAGTCACCATTGCGCCGGAAGATTTTGGTATCGAACGCCAGAACCTCGAGGGTCTGTGTGTAGACGGTGCGGAGGCGTCGTTGGCGCTGATTCGCGATGCGCTTGGCAAGCGGGAAACCCCGGCCGGGGACAAGGCCGCAGATATCATCGCGATGAATGCCGGTATGGCCATTTACGTCAGCGGTGTCGCGGCGAGTCGCGCGGAGGGGGTCGGCATGGCGCAGGATGCCATTTATAGTGGCCTCGCCGGAGAAAAGATTAACGAGCTGGCCGCCTTTACCAGCGCATTCAAAGAGTGA
- the murU gene encoding N-acetylmuramate alpha-1-phosphate uridylyltransferase MurU, with translation MTSKPLQAPSAMVLAAGFGKRMRPITDHTPKPLIPVLGKPLIEYALEHLAAAGVTKVVVNLAHLGDQIRQHLGGGEQWGLQIRYSEESEPLETAGGITKALPLLGDEPFLVVNGDVWCDFDITSWIENPLPQDCPGRLLMVPNPPHNPEGDFGIEGGGDSGLLSGTAKPRYTFAGISYLRPEILTGYPHARERYGLGEVFAHNEDLMQAEVYTGDWCDVGTPERLNKLEERLRTE, from the coding sequence ATGACATCAAAACCACTCCAGGCCCCTTCCGCCATGGTTCTGGCTGCCGGATTCGGCAAGCGCATGCGGCCCATTACCGACCACACCCCAAAGCCCCTGATCCCGGTGCTTGGCAAGCCGCTGATCGAGTATGCCCTGGAGCACCTCGCCGCCGCCGGGGTAACAAAGGTCGTGGTCAATCTTGCCCACTTGGGGGATCAGATCCGGCAGCATCTGGGCGGTGGCGAACAGTGGGGCCTGCAGATCCGGTATTCCGAGGAGAGTGAGCCCCTGGAAACCGCCGGTGGTATCACCAAAGCGTTGCCGCTGCTGGGCGATGAACCCTTTCTGGTGGTCAATGGTGATGTCTGGTGTGATTTCGATATCACTTCATGGATCGAAAACCCGCTCCCGCAAGACTGCCCGGGGCGCCTGCTGATGGTGCCGAACCCGCCGCATAACCCCGAAGGGGATTTCGGTATCGAGGGGGGCGGCGACAGCGGTCTGCTTTCCGGCACCGCCAAGCCACGCTATACCTTTGCGGGTATCAGCTATTTGCGCCCGGAAATACTTACCGGTTATCCCCATGCGCGCGAGCGCTATGGCCTCGGTGAGGTTTTCGCCCACAATGAAGACCTGATGCAGGCCGAGGTATACACAGGTGATTGGTGTGATGTGGGTACCCCGGAAAGACTGAATAAATTGGAAGAACGGCTTCGGACTGAGTAA
- the rpe gene encoding ribulose-phosphate 3-epimerase yields the protein MPDYKIAPSILSANFARLGEEVDNVLAAGADWVHFDVMDNHYVPNLTIGPMVCQALRKHGVEAPIDVHLMVEPVDDMIRMFADAGATYITFHPEASKHVDRSLQLIQSLGCKAGLVFNPASGLDAAKYVLDKLDMILLMSVNPGFGGQKFIPATLDKLKEARKLIDDSGLDIRLEIDGGVTKDNIREIAQAGADSFVAGSAIFNADDYAEVIKVMRAELAKA from the coding sequence ATGCCGGATTACAAAATTGCACCCTCCATCCTCTCCGCCAACTTCGCCCGCCTGGGTGAAGAAGTCGACAACGTCCTCGCCGCGGGCGCCGACTGGGTGCACTTCGACGTAATGGACAACCACTACGTCCCCAACCTCACCATCGGCCCTATGGTTTGCCAGGCCCTGCGCAAACACGGTGTTGAGGCTCCCATCGACGTCCACCTGATGGTCGAGCCCGTCGACGATATGATCCGCATGTTCGCCGACGCCGGCGCCACCTACATCACCTTCCACCCGGAAGCCAGCAAGCATGTCGACCGCTCCCTGCAACTGATCCAGTCCCTCGGCTGCAAGGCCGGCCTCGTGTTCAACCCCGCGAGTGGGCTCGACGCCGCCAAATACGTACTCGACAAGCTCGACATGATCCTCCTCATGTCCGTCAACCCGGGCTTCGGCGGCCAGAAATTCATCCCCGCCACCCTCGACAAGCTCAAAGAGGCCCGCAAACTCATCGACGACTCCGGCCTCGATATCCGTCTCGAAATTGACGGCGGCGTGACCAAAGACAACATCCGCGAAATCGCCCAGGCTGGCGCCGACAGCTTCGTTGCCGGCTCCGCCATCTTCAATGCGGATGACTATGCTGAAGTGATCAAGGTGATGCGGGCGGAGTTGGCTAAGGCCTGA
- the trpE gene encoding anthranilate synthase component I, whose product MTPSEYAQLVSAGYNRIPLVRRVLADIETPLTTYMKLAARDGGRYSYLFESVQGGEKWGRYSIIGLPARTVLRASGHDISIERDGKVVEQKQVEDPLAFVEEFQARYKVPEIEGLPRFNGGLVGYFGYDCVRYVEPKLANSCPPDILGNPDILLMVSDELVVFDNLAGAVIFIVHANPEQDDAFAQAQRRLDELVGQLSQPLDRVDPLGIDGDETAEEQFVSHFGEDAFKQGVHKVKEYILAGDVMQVVPSQRLSAPFTVPPLNLYRALRSLNPSPYMYFLDLGDHQVVGSSPEILVHLEDGDMTVRPIAGTRRRGVTEEQDRALEQDLLSDPKEIAEHLMLIDLGRNDVGRVAETGSVRVTEQMVVERYSHVMHIVSNVTGRIKPGLTGIDALRAAHPAGTLSGAPKIRAMQIIDELEPEKRGIYGGAVGYLAWNGNMDTAIAIRTAVIKDQKVYVQAGAGLVADSDPQSEWDETMNKARALFRAVAIATGQ is encoded by the coding sequence ATGACCCCCAGCGAATACGCTCAGCTTGTGTCTGCAGGATACAACCGCATACCCCTCGTCCGCCGTGTACTGGCCGACATAGAAACCCCGCTCACCACCTACATGAAGCTTGCCGCCCGTGACGGTGGCCGCTACAGCTACCTGTTCGAATCCGTGCAGGGTGGAGAGAAGTGGGGGCGTTATTCCATCATCGGCCTGCCCGCGCGCACCGTGCTGCGGGCATCAGGTCACGACATCAGCATCGAGCGCGACGGCAAGGTTGTCGAGCAGAAGCAGGTAGAAGACCCGCTGGCCTTTGTCGAAGAATTCCAGGCCCGCTACAAAGTGCCGGAAATCGAAGGCCTGCCGCGCTTCAACGGTGGTCTCGTCGGCTACTTTGGCTATGACTGTGTGCGCTACGTCGAACCAAAGCTAGCGAACAGCTGCCCACCGGACATCCTGGGAAATCCGGATATCCTGCTGATGGTCAGCGACGAGCTGGTGGTGTTCGACAATCTTGCCGGCGCGGTGATTTTCATCGTGCACGCCAATCCCGAGCAGGACGATGCCTTCGCCCAGGCCCAGCGCCGCCTGGACGAACTGGTCGGGCAGTTGTCACAACCACTGGACAGGGTTGATCCTCTGGGAATTGACGGGGATGAGACTGCCGAGGAGCAGTTTGTCTCCCATTTCGGCGAAGACGCGTTCAAGCAGGGCGTGCACAAGGTCAAGGAATACATTTTGGCCGGGGACGTGATGCAGGTCGTGCCGTCGCAGCGATTGTCGGCGCCCTTTACTGTTCCTCCACTCAACCTCTACCGCGCCCTGCGCAGCCTCAATCCGTCTCCTTACATGTACTTCCTCGATCTCGGCGACCACCAGGTGGTGGGATCCAGTCCGGAGATTCTGGTACACCTGGAAGACGGCGACATGACCGTGCGCCCGATCGCCGGTACCCGCCGCCGCGGAGTTACCGAGGAGCAGGACCGGGCTTTGGAACAGGATCTGCTGTCCGATCCCAAGGAAATCGCCGAGCATCTGATGCTGATCGACCTCGGTCGCAACGATGTGGGGCGAGTGGCGGAGACGGGCAGTGTCAGGGTGACCGAGCAGATGGTGGTGGAGCGCTACTCCCATGTGATGCATATAGTGTCCAACGTCACTGGCCGGATCAAACCCGGTCTCACCGGTATCGATGCGCTGCGCGCGGCGCACCCGGCGGGCACCTTGTCGGGCGCTCCGAAAATTCGTGCGATGCAAATCATCGACGAGCTGGAGCCGGAAAAACGCGGTATCTACGGCGGCGCGGTGGGGTATCTGGCGTGGAACGGCAATATGGATACCGCCATCGCCATTCGCACCGCGGTGATCAAGGATCAAAAAGTTTACGTGCAGGCCGGCGCCGGCCTGGTTGCGGACTCGGATCCGCAATCCGAGTGGGATGAAACCATGAACAAGGCGCGGGCACTGTTTCGCGCTGTAGCTATTGCCACCGGGCAATAA